The Cotesia glomerata isolate CgM1 linkage group LG9, MPM_Cglom_v2.3, whole genome shotgun sequence region attgagattttttaagatataagctcattttgatggtacactcatcaagagctttcaaatgagtacccacatgcatttttgatatatttttcatatatacatatatataatatatataaatatataaaatatatgaaaaattgatgtgggtacttaaatgaaaggtctcgatgaatgtaacatcgggatgagcttatatcattaaaaatgtgaatagtTCCCAaaatcaatataatttctcaactattgacattcttaaagatataagctcatcccgatgttacactcatcaagagctttcatttgagtacccacatgcatttttgatatatttttcatatatacatatatacaatatatatacatatatacaatatatataaatatatgaaaaatagatgtgggtactcaaatgaaaggtgtcgatgaatgtaatgtcggggtgtgcttatatcttaaaaaatgtcaatagtttacaagattcaatgtcatttcttaactattgacggtttaaaagatataagctcatcccgatgttacactcatcaagggctttcattcaagtacccacatgcatttttgatatatttttcatatatacatatatataatatatataaatatataaaatatatgaaaaattgatgtgggtacttaaatgaaaggtctcgatgaatgtaacatcgggatgagcttatatcattaaaaatgtgaatagttcacaaaattcaatataatttctcaactattgacattcttaaagatataagctcatcccgatgttacactcattaagtgctttcatttgagtacccacatgcatttttgatatattttttatatatacatatatgtaatatatatataaatatataaaatatatgaaaaattgatgtgggtactcaaatgaaaggtctcgatgagtgtaacatcaggatgagcttatatctttaaaaatgttaatgtttcacaagatacaaggtaataaAAAGGTAATATGCCTTGAAAAGGCAtaaattcaagtcaaaacatttgcaatgacattaaacttcactaaaaaaaccgattttatcatataactattctgaacacaaaattttccttattctcttaataacatagattttttattatttataattgaaagaTGTAAGTAAGTAGAGTCTACTGAAACTAATCATCTTCAGAacattaacttttaatttattagacaATTACCTCGCATTTTGATAGAGAGAACGTGTGACCTAGATGAAGCCGGCCATTCATATAAGGGAACGGAAAAGTagccaagaatttttcgtctttgGACTTGGCTTTTTTAGGAGCATCTTCCTCATATGCTTTGCTCGCTTCCCACTTGGCTTGGACTTCTTTTTCTATTCTTTGGAGGTACTCTACTTTGAAGGTTCCCTTTCGTTCATTAGCCTGcaaataaaaagatttaaatatttttatgtcgtaaatataattaatataacgGATTTACAACAGCTGCTAAATATTTAAGTAGGTTAGgatttttgtgtaattatattaatccgcaatttaagaattttattataataattaagtatgTTATTGATGTtcagtaataaaaattgttggtACTCACCATTTTTGAGTGTGTAAGTTTTAATTACACagtttatattgtatttttggTAATACACGTGAACATCCGGCTTCTGAGAAGAACATACACAAGTTTATATTACATGCGCGTTTTTTTTACCTTGCTGACACATGAGTTGTGCGTAATGAAAACGAACTCCATTTTTATGcgccattttttaaattgttaatgcTGACATGACATTATTTGTTGGATATATTTGGGTTGCAGTCAACTAGTCAGACTAACAACATtccgaaataataaattactagaacttagaaagtaaatattaaatgtaatttaaaataattaattttacaaatattaaaattccgaaaaatataatcttaaacaaagaaaaaactaAAGCTATATTAATAGAATCTTTCAAAGTCACTaagtctcaataaattaaaaaacataacaacGAAAATTTATACGCCAAAATGAATGAACAGACGAACACTCATTTAGccgaaaaatgtcaataattttatatttagattagaaagttttttaaattaattattttaattcattttattttaatttacaagcatgtatggaaaacactcaaatttcatgattgtaaaggtggaccatctaagaaaaaattttcaattttttggatgAGTAATTTTCGGCCGAATCATTATTCGGATAGATGAGTACTTATTCGGATAAATATACTTCGGAACAACCCTTTTtcgaaatcaaattaatttgaactcttgaggaatataagatttatatttacttttattcgaTAACCcgatgttttataatttataaaattgtttttcggcTGGTATTCTAATTAAGctaatgtaatttataaactttgattgtagcggaattttaaattttctagagtTTTAATAATTCGGAATGTTGTCGATCTGACTAGCTGACCGCAATCCATATATTTCATCATTCTTGGGTGTATTGACATTTTAttacactgaagttgacagacattagaaattaattattatatgttacaacaatcaaattattatgaaataaatttaataaaaaaattccacatgtaaaaaaaaataataaggaaCATTTTaggagtatttttttttagtgcaattaatttgatatcgacaattattaataacaataattaattattattaacaattaatttgttgttataaaattgacagctatcagctaacttcagtatcattttataatgaaaattaagttagccgacatttaaaaatttttagaatttattttgagtggaaaattattacaaaaaaattttttttttaattttcatctgtaaaaaacattttttagttctagcttaataaatgaaaaaattaaaaatgtcggctaagtTTAGTATTATGATTTAATTGacagatttaaataaattgacttgttaagtatttaatttaaaactaaaaattagtgaaaattaaattagccgacatctgaaaatttttataattatttttattgaaaaaattgttaaaataaaatttagtgaaaaaatttcacatgtaaaaaatttgaaaaattacatgtgtaaattttttaaagtattttttttacttgtaattgttgaaaaaaatagaaaaatttttgaacgtcggctaactttagtatcataaaaattaatgatactgaatttaatgaaaattaaattagctgacactcaaaaattttggattatttatttaaattaaatattagaactaaaaatctattttttaaaaattccaaggataatttttaaaattttctacatgtgaaaatttttgttttaattttttaaaaattatttttcaataaaataaattttcaaatgtgtcggcttatataattttcatctaaatttaacagacatctaacaattttttagattgttataacaattaaattgtaaagaaaaaaatttagtgaaaaaatttcacatgtagaaaattttaaaaattacatgtgtaaattttttaaagtattttttttacttgtaattgttgaaaaaaatagaaaaatttttgaacgtcggctaactttagtatcataaaaattaatgatactgaatttaatgaaaattaaattagccgacactcaaaaattttggattatttatttaaattaaatattagaactaaaaatctattttttaaaaattccaaggataatttttaaaattttctacatgtgaaaatttttgttttaattttttaaaaattatttttcaataaaataaattttcaaatgtcggctaatttaattttcatctaaatttaacagacatctaacaattaaattgtaaagaaaaaaatttagtgaaaaaatttcacatgtagaaattttaaaaaattataagtgtgaatttttaaaaatattctttttataataatagatttgttataaaaatttgaataattatcagatgtctgctaatttcagtatcataaaaatcaattattgttataatgaattaattattttttcgtttaattaatttaaaaatatttagaagtATTAATTATACATCTATgtggataaataaattctGATACTCAATTGTTTAGATGTGAGGctccgtttttttttaataaggaaTAAAAAACATGATAATGAAGTAAGCTGAcaactatcaattttttaatttctataacaaatcaattacaataataaaaatgtttttaaaaatttctgcttgtaatttttttttaatttttacatgtggaaattttttattaaattttttttataataatttttaatggtgaaaattaatttagtatatatttaataattttaagaattttataacaaataaattatggcaaaaaaaaattagaacttcagtttaataaataataatttttccttaTAATTAGTTCaacaataaataacaaatttttttataaaaaaaattgttaacaattcttaaaatacacataaatatactgctagttaaaaataaaaataaattaacgtaaAATTGTTTCTTATTTTCAGACCAAAGCaataaagaaatcattaagcgaaaaaattgatcaattatcCTTccaaatacaaaaaattctaactgtttattatattataaataatataaattatttacttattatttagcaataagataatataatataaaaaaggtATATCATGCCATCAgtgcataaataattattagtcaATAGAAGATAGATCTATCATTTAAGTATTCTAACGGTCTTAGCAGTCAACTATGCTAGGAAATACTCCAGCGAACCGCGaatcttaaactaataatttatcacTAAATACAAATCACAATATTACTAGGCCTCTGTACTCTGATAAAGTGAACAAATGGctttcttttttatataatGATTTAATGATTGACAGATCAAGTGCTATCATTACTATATAGCAGTTCCAGATTCTAGATCCAACAACCAACAACCAACACCGAGCTTGGAATTcgtgaatttttataaaccaaACGATTTTTTACGACTTAAATtagcaatttaaatatttctccCATAAATGTCAGGATTTTTTAGGCCACCGTTAAAAATTTAgcataaaaaagaaataagttgcttgtaattataataatttctaaattctCTTCAAGCTTTTCAATTTAATACGcgtgattaaatttttgtaatttaatttatatttaaacattaattaaacaatttatataGCTTAGTAAAACTcttcacttttttatttagaaaaattgcataatcttatgaaaattaatttagcatatatttaataattttaagaattttataacaaataacttatggcaaaaaaaaaattagaaaaaaaaattgacttgtagaaattttaaaaaattaaaaatccaattttttaaagataattttttggaaaacaaatttttttttgtagtaaattttattttactaaattaaataaattaattaatgaagaatttttaaaaattttcagctgtcatttaaacgaaaattaatttagtagatattttataattttaaaaattttgtaaaaaattacggcaaaaaaattgacatgtagaaatttaaaaaaaataaaaaatccaattttttttaaataatttttttggaacaaatttttttgttaaataaaatgaaaaaattgtaaagtgactgctaactttaatgtcattgcaTTCTtgcatttgttaaaataatttaaaaaaataataataaaggtaACGTAAACTTAAGTGACCTCAAAGACCGGTACtggttttatattattacattttattacatttaatttatttttttaggaatGAAATGAAGCATGTGTAACACATCAGGGTtgccttttttttcttcccaaCCAGGAAGTGGGGAACTGGAATCAGTAAACCAGTAACCAGTTTAACGCGCGCAGTCCTTTCATCCACATCGTGTGTGCTTCCTTATACAGTCTTCGGTATTATTAATTCTTATATTAGGAATTTTTCCACTggaagtttgaaaaaaatataacttaccgactttatgatgataaaaaaaataaattttctaatattactttttaaaagtaaGTTTTGAGTGATATAATATTAgtgagttttatttaaattaagtgcACAATGACGTTCAGGTGGATCCAGGTGATACAATTGGTGCTGGTGACTTCAGTTTTTGCCTTTGAGACAAGTGAAGAATACTTACGCAAAGCGATGCATGAGCTTCAAGGAATACAGGCTCCGCTCTATACTAATTACCCCTTTTTTGCGGGGAAAAGGTACTCAAGGACTGCTAATATCTTGCAAGTGCAACAGGATACAAAGCCGGGGTACCCGCCTAAGAAAAGTGAGCCTGAAGTTAGTCAATATTATTCTCaggtaatttttggaaaaattttttagtacttaatagattatttttttttctttgattaaaataaaactgagtgaatatttttaaaaaattatgatgctCAAGTCAACTGACAGAtgatgattttataataataaagttagccgacattttttattttttgattttgttcaatttattaaattggaactaaaaatttttttttttaattgcacttacaatttttcaaatttttcacaaatgaatatttaaaaaaaaaatttttttgaaatgattttttcaataaaaaaaattctaaaaatttttaaatggctaactttattgtcatgatgatttttaggattttttgtaacaaataaattattgtacaaaaattaatttagcagaaatttgatcatttttttaacaaataaattggagcaaaaaaaattgacatgtagaaatttaaaaaaataacaaatgcaattttttgaaaataattttttggaagatatttgtttcttaaaaataattttaaaaatggtcAAATGACTAATGCTGATCCTAACTTTCAcgtcataaaaaattccacttgtagatatgtcaaaaaattgttcttgtaatttttttaaaaatgtcttcTCAGAAGTAATTAATgtgttgtaaaaataaaataaatgacagATGTCGGTTTACTttagtttcattaaaaaattgcacttatagtttttcaaatcttctaaatgaaaaaattttttttttttaatatttttaagaaaaaaaatcataaaaattgtttaatgtcagctaatttaattttaatcatttttttgacaCTAAAATCAGCTGACactgactatttttatttaaattaaaaaataaatcagtatgaagaaatatatcattttaaaaaattgccttcgttgtttttttaaatttcttcatgtgtaatttttttttataataataatttgtaagtTAGAAGAAATCTCGAAAATTGACAGGTGCCTcaactttttgaaatttttttttagatgccACTGCCTATGCCGGTTGTAGTTTCGGACCAAACTAACATGCCTGAATTACCTCTCGGTTTCACTAAAAATGAATTAGCGATGATGTACAATCAGGCACTGCAATCCGGTAACGCGATAAATTTGCCGGGGTTGAAAAACTCATTGGAGTCTGGACAAATTCCTACTATCGTTGGTAATCATCTTCATATTCCTGACAGTAGTCAGCAGCAACAGCAGTTtgcatattatttttatccgcTAAGATCATTCATGGACACTCTTCAAAGTAATAATGGATATAAAACAAtagtaagattttttttatatattataaatattaatttaattttttaaataccaaaattagaaaattataataataattataattaaaaaaattggacttgaaattttttaaatttctatctgtcaaattttttattttaattttttaaaaatgattttattcaataaaaaaatttttaaaattttaaaatgtcggctaattttattttttaaggaaataattataaaataaaaattgttttttttttttagaatgatTTAACACCACAGCAGTCAGTTCAAGAATCCCAAAAACAAATCATAATAAACCCTTTGTTTATGGCAATAAGCAGCTTCGTCGGGATGGCCTTAGTGTTTATGTTTGGAGTGATTGTTTTACCTAGAATACTTGGAGAGTTCAGGTCTCGGGTAGTCCATGATGAGCTCCTGAATCTCACAACAAATGTCAACGCAGCTATTGATAAGTACGAGCTCACAACAACGAGGCCGAAGACACCATTCGAAGAAGCTATGGTGGGAATCAAAACTAGACCGGTGCAACGCGtcaagcgaaaaaaaattcagcgtAATAGGACtgtaatataaataacatgTATGTTTACCTGATTGAGGTTCATACATTTGacatacaaataattattatttatttattagataaattttagcTTAATTTATCGTGATACTTAAAATCAGCAGACATActctatctttagatacataattaagaaatgaccttgtaacttgtaaactattgacatttttaaagatataagctcatcccgatgttacactcattgagaccttttatttgagtacctacatcaatttttcatatattttttatatttatatacttcaaaaataccatatatataaaatatataaaaattgccataAAGCTTAAATGAAAAACTCAATGACGTATCATCAGGATGAGCCTGTATCTTTAAAAgcacgtcaatagttaaaaaattacattgaattttgtgaactattgacatatttaaagatataaactcaccccgatgtttacactcattgagacctttcatttgagtacccacatcaattttcatatattttatatatttatatatttcaaaaatatcatatataaaaatataaaattaccaTATGGTACTTAAATAACTTCTGAAAGtatcatcaggatgagcttatatctttaaaaacgtcaatagttaaaaattattgaattttgtgaactattgacatatttaaagatataaccacccgatgttacactcattgagaccttttatttgagtacctacatcaatttttcatatattttttatatttatatacttcaaaaataccatatatataaaatatataaaaattgccatatgggtacttaaatgaaagctcctgATGAGCGtatcatcaggatgagcttatatctttaaaaacgtcaatagttaaaaaattacattgaattttgtgaactattgacatatttaaagatataaactcaccccgatgttacactcattgagacctttcatttgagtactcacatcaattttttatatatttatatatattatatatatgtatatatgaaaaattgatgtgggtactcaaatgaaagctcttaatgtgtataatatcaggatgatcttatatctttaaaaatattaataattaagaaatgaccttgtatcttgtgaacttttgatatttttaaagatataagctcatcctggagtaacactcatcgagacctttcatttgagtacccacatcaatttttcatatatttatgtatattacatatatgtatatatgaaaaatatatcaaaaatgcatgtgggtactcaaatgaaagctcttgatgagtgtaacatcgggatgagcttatatctttaaaaaagtcaatagttacgaaagtacagagcaatttaacaaaagtcattatttaataaactaaaattttatttatttagttttcaAGCAACTGCAGTCAGATAGTgctagtaataatttaattttaaaaatctaaaaaattaaaagatgtCTGTTAATTCAAGTGTCATTAATTtaccataaaaaataataagaataatcgACGACTgatttatcttataattaatatttatttatttcaaattattttaaaaacattacttTACAAAACTCTCCGTTCACTTAGACGCGACAACAATGTGTGTCAGTTATTACTATTTCTTCACAATTTGTCGTTAcaggagaaaaaattatatcatcttaatttttccttttaatttacaattatttcactcggtgttaattaatatcatttgtataaattaattaccagCAAATAATGCCACACAATTCTTCATTTGATAAGTACTGAAaatatactttataaaaaaatttgtaaataatttttattgatatcaaaaattactgaagagctcaaactatttacttattaattattaattatatttaatgaacGCTAAGATGAGGTAGAGATTCAtcattttataagaattttattaaaaaaaaatttttttttcataaattatacaTACAAATGAAGAATCGACTTGTGAACTAGctgtatattattattattatgattagtATTTATTTTGCCATCTTGATCATATTAATActgctaaataaaaatttttttcttttaattaatataagaCAGTCTCgattaaaaatgtatcaattagttatttttatttaaaaatttatttatttatttatttatttattcattggGGCTCATAAGTTTGCGGTTAACAAAATATTCACAAGCTTAAATACTGATTATTGTACATTCGTTTTAGAGCctttagattttaattaattaattaataattatttttcctaCACTTTAGAatcagatttttatttttaattatttaaatattacaattattttatttaaataattaaagagcCAACTCAATATTTActcgaaataatttattaaaacaaaatttcatttacaatatatgtataatatatatattatttattaatatatatatataattgtttatttataaaattaattgtcagCATTTTAATGGCAACACATAAAGCAgatctattattttattttttataaaaggcTGTATATTAACGAGGTAATTATTCAGGCATGCATTATAATTTAACGTAAtgtttgtaattaatataattattttatacagtCGCCTGATTAGTCAAAAttaatagaacaaaaaaaaaaggaacaaAACTActgaatttaattgtaatattaataattaataattaataataaattagaaatttttagtataaaaaagtttaacagTAAATACAACTGTTTACctcaaatatatataaatatatcatttacatatgtatatatcttGTGTAGTTGACATAACGTTTTAATATATGGGATAATTGTAGcgtaaacataaaaataatgttaaaaaaaaaataattatcgctTAGACGCGCAACAGACGAAATAAATGGAATGAAAAGCGTTAAATACAACGCGTGCCTaaaggtaaaataaatttgtcattaaggtgactaaaattgtcataaaagtattttttgcaatattttttctctgaGTAATAGCGacaatatttgttaaaatctaaattttatttcagtttGGTGGCATaaatttgtcataaaaatgtcctaaattgtgtcacgtttagGATCCTATAAGCTTATGATTcttttaggaaaattttaggataagtttttttttacacgcacggaaaaaaataaatattaaatacaacATGATGC contains the following coding sequences:
- the LOC123271407 gene encoding uncharacterized protein LOC123271407 isoform X2 yields the protein MHELQGIQAPLYTNYPFFAGKRYSRTANILQVQQDTKPGYPPKKSEPEVSQYYSQMPLPMPVVVSDQTNMPELPLGFTKNELAMMYNQALQSGNAINLPGLKNSLESGQIPTIVGNHLHIPDSSQQQQQFAYYFYPLRSFMDTLQSNNGYKTINDLTPQQSVQESQKQIIINPLFMAISSFVGMALVFMFGVIVLPRILGEFRSRVVHDELLNLTTNVNAAIDKYELTTTRPKTPFEEAMVGIKTRPVQRVKRKKIQRNRTVI
- the LOC123271407 gene encoding uncharacterized protein LOC123271407 isoform X1, whose product is MTFRWIQVIQLVLVTSVFAFETSEEYLRKAMHELQGIQAPLYTNYPFFAGKRYSRTANILQVQQDTKPGYPPKKSEPEVSQYYSQMPLPMPVVVSDQTNMPELPLGFTKNELAMMYNQALQSGNAINLPGLKNSLESGQIPTIVGNHLHIPDSSQQQQQFAYYFYPLRSFMDTLQSNNGYKTINDLTPQQSVQESQKQIIINPLFMAISSFVGMALVFMFGVIVLPRILGEFRSRVVHDELLNLTTNVNAAIDKYELTTTRPKTPFEEAMVGIKTRPVQRVKRKKIQRNRTVI